A genomic region of Rhodanobacter sp. contains the following coding sequences:
- the mexE gene encoding multidrug efflux RND transporter periplasmic adaptor subunit MexE yields the protein MKKHLILSGLVVATVAGSWALLGEHGGSHAQGVGTGAALPEVTVARALLRPVSNSADFTGRVQAVDSVELRPRVGGYVESVAFTEGALVHKGDVLFRIDPRPFQAEVDRLTAARTQAFAEKALAEANALRARRLLDQRAISQQDADSQATAAQSASAALAAADAALAAAKLNLGYTEVRSPIDGRVSNVRITPGNLVGSGDVLTSVVSVNPVYVYFDVDEHTWLQLDHLRAKAARDGGTAHIKAAMELADESGYPHAGRIDFVDNQLHTDSGTMRLRAVFDNTDKLFTPGLYARIRLQSGKPQPRLLVDDRAVGTDLGNQFVYVVDAEHKVQYRKVSTGALFDGLRVIDSGLQPGDTVVVNGLQRVRPGAEVDAHPVAMDYRLDARDKALVEAGAPDDSRTAMAKPPARDPQG from the coding sequence ATGAAGAAGCATTTGATCCTGTCCGGCCTCGTGGTTGCGACCGTCGCCGGCAGCTGGGCCTTGCTCGGCGAACACGGTGGCAGCCACGCCCAGGGCGTCGGCACCGGCGCCGCGCTGCCCGAAGTGACCGTGGCCCGCGCCTTGCTGCGTCCGGTGAGCAACAGCGCCGATTTCACCGGCCGCGTGCAGGCGGTGGACAGCGTGGAGCTGCGCCCGCGCGTCGGCGGCTACGTGGAATCGGTGGCGTTCACGGAAGGCGCCTTGGTGCACAAGGGCGATGTGCTGTTCCGCATCGACCCGCGGCCGTTCCAGGCCGAGGTGGACCGGCTCACCGCCGCCCGCACCCAGGCCTTCGCCGAAAAGGCGCTGGCCGAGGCCAACGCCCTGCGTGCGCGCCGCCTGCTCGACCAGCGCGCGATCTCGCAACAGGACGCCGACAGCCAGGCCACCGCCGCGCAAAGTGCCAGCGCCGCGCTGGCCGCCGCCGATGCCGCGCTGGCCGCGGCCAAGCTCAACCTCGGCTACACCGAGGTGCGCTCGCCGATCGACGGCCGCGTCAGCAACGTGCGCATCACGCCCGGCAACCTGGTCGGCAGCGGCGATGTGTTGACCAGCGTGGTGTCGGTGAACCCGGTGTACGTGTACTTCGACGTGGACGAGCACACCTGGCTGCAGCTCGACCACCTGCGCGCCAAGGCCGCGCGGGACGGCGGCACCGCGCACATCAAGGCGGCGATGGAACTGGCCGACGAGAGCGGCTACCCGCATGCCGGACGCATCGACTTCGTCGACAACCAGTTGCACACCGACTCCGGCACGATGCGGCTGCGTGCCGTGTTCGACAACACCGACAAGCTGTTCACCCCCGGCCTGTACGCGCGCATCCGCCTGCAGAGCGGCAAGCCGCAGCCGCGGCTGCTGGTCGACGACCGCGCGGTGGGCACCGACCTCGGCAACCAGTTCGTCTACGTGGTCGATGCCGAGCACAAGGTGCAGTACCGCAAGGTCAGCACCGGTGCGCTGTTCGACGGCCTGCGTGTGATCGACAGCGGCCTGCAACCCGGCGACACGGTGGTGGTGAACGGCCTGCAGCGCGTGCGGCCCGGCGCCGAGGTCGACGCCCATCCGGTGGCGATGGACTATCGCCTCGACGCCCGCGACAAGGCACTGGTGGAGGCGGGCGCGCCCGACGATTCGCGTACCGCGATGGCCAAGCCTCCAGCCCGCGATCCGCAAGGCTGA
- the rsmB gene encoding 16S rRNA (cytosine(967)-C(5))-methyltransferase RsmB, with the protein MTDTRALAAQSLAEIALHGASLREAMDRHAQKLPDARDRALLMALVSDGARWWPRFDAALDRLLERPLRKKEPAVHALLVLGLVQLEVLELADYAAVAATVEAVRALKRPQLAGLVNAVLRRWQRERSTHLAALDAQPETRHAHPRWLAEAIAQDWPTQADAVMAADNREPPLMLRANRRRTGRGDLVERLRSDGQTAEAHAWLADAIVLPHSTDVTRLPGFADGLFAVQDGAAQIAADLAEVRAGQRVLDACAAPGGKACHLLERADVALTALEFEPKRAGRIRENLGRLHLQADVVVGDAGDPYAWWDGQLFDRILIDAPCSATGVLRRRPDVRLHRRAHDIPALAAQQRRILDALWPLLAPGGRLVYITCSLLRTENEAVVAPFLAAHADARAMPITLPAGQAAAVGWQILPGDGDLDGMYYAALAKTDT; encoded by the coding sequence ATGACCGACACCCGTGCGCTGGCCGCGCAATCCCTCGCCGAGATCGCCCTGCACGGCGCCTCGCTGCGCGAAGCGATGGATCGCCATGCGCAAAAACTGCCCGACGCGCGCGACCGCGCCCTGCTGATGGCGCTGGTCAGCGACGGCGCGCGCTGGTGGCCGCGCTTCGACGCCGCGCTGGACCGCCTGCTGGAGCGCCCGCTGCGCAAGAAGGAGCCGGCGGTGCATGCGCTGCTGGTGCTGGGCCTGGTGCAACTGGAAGTGCTGGAACTGGCCGACTACGCCGCCGTGGCGGCCACGGTGGAAGCTGTGCGCGCACTCAAGCGCCCGCAACTTGCGGGATTGGTGAACGCGGTGCTGCGCCGCTGGCAGCGCGAGCGCAGCACGCACCTCGCCGCGCTCGATGCACAACCGGAAACCCGCCACGCCCATCCGCGCTGGCTGGCCGAAGCGATCGCGCAGGACTGGCCAACGCAGGCCGACGCCGTGATGGCGGCGGACAACCGCGAGCCGCCGCTGATGCTGCGTGCCAACCGCCGCCGCACCGGCCGCGGCGACCTGGTCGAACGTCTCCGTTCGGACGGCCAGACGGCCGAAGCGCATGCCTGGCTGGCCGACGCCATCGTGCTGCCGCACAGCACCGACGTGACGCGCTTGCCCGGATTCGCCGACGGCCTGTTCGCGGTGCAGGACGGCGCCGCGCAGATCGCCGCCGACCTCGCCGAAGTACGCGCCGGCCAGCGCGTACTGGACGCCTGCGCCGCACCCGGCGGCAAAGCCTGTCACCTGCTGGAGCGGGCGGATGTCGCGCTCACCGCGCTGGAATTCGAACCCAAGCGCGCCGGACGCATCCGCGAAAACCTGGGGCGCCTGCATCTTCAGGCCGACGTGGTGGTGGGCGATGCCGGCGATCCCTACGCATGGTGGGACGGACAGCTCTTCGACCGCATCCTGATCGACGCACCCTGCTCCGCCACCGGCGTTCTGCGCCGCCGCCCGGACGTGCGCCTGCACCGGCGCGCGCACGACATTCCCGCGTTGGCCGCCCAGCAGCGGCGCATCCTCGACGCGCTGTGGCCATTGCTCGCGCCGGGCGGGCGGCTGGTCTACATCACCTGTTCGCTGCTGCGCACGGAGAACGAGGCCGTCGTGGCGCCCTTCCTCGCTGCGCACGCCGACGCGCGGGCCATGCCGATCACGCTGCCTGCCGGACAGGCCGCCGCCGTCGGCTGGCAGATCCTGCCGGGCGATGGCGATCTCGACGGCATGTACTACGCGGCGCTCGCCAAGACGGACACTTAG
- a CDS encoding P-II family nitrogen regulator: MKLISCIIRPHKLEEVRDALTNAGVSGITVSEVRGFGRQKGHTELYRGAEYVVDFLPKLKVEVVVTDEMLEATLEAVQQSAKTGSVGDGKIFVSPIDQAIRIRTGELDADAL, translated from the coding sequence ATGAAACTGATCAGCTGCATCATCCGGCCGCACAAGCTCGAGGAGGTGCGCGACGCGCTCACCAACGCGGGCGTGAGCGGCATCACCGTCAGCGAGGTGCGCGGCTTCGGCCGCCAGAAGGGGCATACCGAGCTTTACCGCGGGGCGGAATACGTCGTGGATTTCCTGCCCAAGCTCAAAGTGGAAGTGGTGGTCACGGATGAAATGCTGGAGGCCACGCTCGAGGCCGTCCAGCAGTCGGCCAAGACCGGCAGCGTGGGCGACGGAAAGATTTTCGTCAGCCCGATCGACCAGGCCATCCGCATCCGCACCGGCGAACTCGACGCCGATGCGCTCTGA
- the fmt gene encoding methionyl-tRNA formyltransferase — MSLRVVFAGTPEFSVPCLEACRASGADVVAVYTQPDRPAGRGRKLAPSPVKQAALAAGIAVEQPESLKSAEAQATLAAYRPDLLVVVAYGLILPRKVLAIPRLGCWNVHASLLPRWRGAAPIQRAILAGDAETGVDLMQMEAGLDTGPVLLEKRTPITGDDTGGTLHDRLAALGAEALAEGLGRTLAGETLTATPQAAEGVLYAHKLDKAESALDFSRPAIVLERQVRAFDPWPGSDAEIAGERVRVWAARAFEVSPGATPGAMLDAGREGIVIACGDGALRITALQRAGGRRISAADYLNARPELRSALAP, encoded by the coding sequence TTGAGCCTGCGTGTCGTCTTCGCCGGCACCCCGGAGTTCTCCGTCCCCTGCCTCGAAGCCTGCCGCGCCAGCGGCGCGGACGTGGTGGCCGTCTACACCCAGCCCGACCGCCCCGCCGGCCGCGGCCGCAAGCTTGCGCCCAGCCCGGTGAAGCAGGCGGCGCTGGCCGCCGGCATCGCCGTCGAGCAGCCCGAATCGCTGAAATCCGCCGAAGCGCAGGCCACGCTGGCCGCCTACCGGCCCGACCTGCTGGTAGTGGTGGCCTACGGACTGATCCTGCCGCGCAAGGTACTGGCGATTCCGCGGCTCGGCTGCTGGAACGTGCACGCCAGCCTGCTGCCGCGCTGGCGCGGCGCGGCGCCGATCCAGCGTGCCATCCTTGCCGGCGACGCCGAGACCGGCGTGGATCTGATGCAGATGGAAGCCGGGTTGGACACCGGCCCGGTGCTGCTGGAAAAGCGCACACCCATCACCGGCGACGACACCGGCGGCACGCTGCACGACCGCCTTGCCGCGCTGGGCGCCGAGGCCTTGGCCGAAGGCCTGGGCCGCACGCTGGCGGGCGAGACGCTCACCGCCACGCCGCAGGCCGCCGAGGGCGTGCTCTACGCGCACAAGCTGGACAAGGCCGAGTCCGCATTGGACTTCAGCCGGCCCGCCATCGTGCTGGAACGCCAGGTGCGCGCCTTCGATCCCTGGCCCGGCAGCGATGCCGAGATTGCCGGCGAGCGCGTGCGTGTGTGGGCGGCCCGTGCGTTCGAGGTTTCGCCGGGTGCCACGCCTGGCGCCATGCTCGACGCCGGCCGCGAAGGCATCGTCATCGCCTGCGGCGACGGCGCGCTGCGCATCACCGCGCTGCAGCGCGCCGGCGGGCGACGCATCAGCGCGGCGGATTACCTCAACGCGCGCCCTGAACTGCGTTCCGCGCTCGCGCCATGA
- the glnA gene encoding type I glutamate--ammonia ligase, with product MNAQQVLDLIQEHEVEFVDFRFADMLGKQHHVTFPAHAIDDGTFEDGKMFDGSSISGWKGINESDMILMPDPATAYLDPFSQHTQLVLHCDVLEPSTMQAYGRDPRSIAKRAEAYLKSTGVADTAFFGPEPEFFIFDSIRWQNDMGRVFYEIESNEAAWSTRFKYEDGNMGHRPSVKGGYFPVSPVDTLGDLRADMCKVLESLGQTVEVHHHEVANAGQCEIGVKFNTLVKKADELITMKYVVKNVAHQNGKTVTFMPKPIVGDNGSGMHVHQSLSKNGENLFAGDLYGGLSQTALWYIGGIFKHAKAINAFSNSTTNSYKRLVPGFEAPVMLAYSARNRSASCRIPYVASPKGRRIEVRFPDPMQSGYLTFTALMMAGLDGILNKIDPGAPSDKDLYDLPPEEEKNIPQVCSSLDQALESLDKDRDFLKAGGVFTDDFIDAYIELKMQEVTRYRASTHPLEFQMYYAL from the coding sequence ATGAATGCCCAGCAAGTGCTTGACCTGATCCAGGAGCACGAGGTCGAGTTCGTCGACTTCCGTTTTGCCGACATGCTCGGCAAGCAGCATCACGTCACCTTCCCCGCGCACGCCATCGACGACGGCACGTTCGAGGACGGCAAGATGTTCGATGGTTCGTCGATCAGCGGCTGGAAGGGCATCAACGAGTCGGACATGATCCTGATGCCCGACCCGGCTACCGCCTACCTCGATCCGTTCAGCCAGCACACGCAGCTGGTGCTACATTGCGACGTGCTGGAACCGAGCACCATGCAGGCCTACGGCCGCGATCCGCGTTCCATCGCCAAGCGCGCCGAGGCGTACCTGAAGTCCACGGGCGTGGCCGACACCGCCTTCTTCGGGCCGGAGCCCGAGTTCTTCATCTTCGACTCGATCCGCTGGCAGAACGACATGGGCCGCGTGTTCTACGAAATCGAGTCGAACGAGGCTGCCTGGAGCACGCGCTTCAAGTACGAGGACGGCAACATGGGCCATCGTCCTTCGGTGAAGGGCGGCTATTTCCCGGTGTCTCCGGTCGACACGCTGGGCGACCTGCGCGCCGACATGTGCAAGGTGCTGGAGTCGCTCGGCCAGACGGTCGAAGTGCACCACCATGAAGTCGCCAACGCCGGCCAGTGCGAGATCGGCGTGAAGTTCAACACGCTGGTGAAGAAGGCCGACGAGCTGATCACCATGAAGTACGTGGTGAAGAACGTGGCGCACCAGAACGGCAAGACCGTCACCTTCATGCCCAAGCCCATCGTGGGCGACAACGGCAGCGGCATGCACGTGCACCAGTCGCTCTCGAAGAACGGCGAGAACCTGTTCGCCGGCGACCTGTACGGCGGCCTGAGCCAGACCGCGCTGTGGTACATCGGCGGCATCTTCAAGCACGCCAAGGCGATCAACGCGTTCTCCAACTCCACCACCAACAGCTACAAGCGCCTGGTGCCGGGCTTCGAGGCGCCGGTGATGCTGGCCTACTCGGCCCGCAACCGCTCGGCGAGCTGCCGCATCCCCTACGTGGCCAGCCCCAAGGGTCGCCGCATCGAGGTGCGCTTCCCCGATCCGATGCAGTCGGGCTACCTCACCTTCACCGCGCTGATGATGGCCGGCCTGGACGGCATCCTCAACAAGATCGACCCGGGCGCACCGTCGGACAAGGACCTGTACGACCTGCCGCCGGAAGAGGAGAAGAACATCCCGCAGGTGTGCTCCAGCCTCGACCAGGCGCTGGAATCGCTGGACAAGGACCGCGACTTCCTCAAGGCCGGCGGCGTGTTCACCGACGACTTCATCGACGCCTACATCGAGCTCAAGATGCAGGAAGTCACTCGCTACCGCGCCAGCACGCACCCGCTGGAATTCCAGATGTACTACGCGCTGTAA
- a CDS encoding TorF family putative porin, producing the protein MKRRSKRTMYGLGVLAAVAMPPLAMADDAPQSTVTTSVTAVNDYLFRGLSQTNWKPAVQPGIEYDDASGWYAGAWGSNISWLSDTSTDSAPVSSSLELDLYTGFRGSFAGDWSYDVGLYEYYYPGSYPANFTRPYTTEAYGSLGYKGLTLKYSHAFTNLFGFQDSKHSGYLDLSYNVEFSPGWTLNLHAGHQDVRHVADASYSDWKVGVTRSFAHGYSVSLGYYDTDASRSVYTNAYGHYVGRATGVLALAKSF; encoded by the coding sequence ATGAAGCGACGATCGAAACGGACGATGTACGGCCTTGGGGTATTGGCGGCGGTCGCCATGCCGCCGCTGGCCATGGCGGACGACGCGCCACAGAGCACGGTGACGACCAGCGTGACGGCGGTGAACGACTACCTGTTCCGCGGCCTGTCGCAGACCAACTGGAAACCGGCGGTGCAGCCGGGCATCGAATACGACGATGCCAGCGGCTGGTACGCCGGCGCCTGGGGCAGCAACATCAGCTGGCTGTCCGACACGTCCACCGACTCGGCGCCGGTGTCGAGCAGCCTGGAGCTGGACCTCTACACCGGCTTCCGCGGCAGCTTCGCCGGCGACTGGAGCTACGACGTCGGCCTGTACGAGTACTACTACCCGGGCAGCTATCCCGCCAACTTCACGCGCCCCTACACCACCGAGGCCTACGGCTCGCTGGGCTACAAGGGCCTCACGCTGAAGTACTCGCACGCCTTCACCAACCTGTTCGGCTTCCAGGACAGCAAGCACTCCGGCTATCTCGACCTTTCCTACAACGTGGAATTCAGTCCGGGCTGGACGCTCAACCTGCATGCCGGCCACCAGGACGTGCGGCATGTCGCCGACGCGTCGTACAGCGATTGGAAGGTGGGCGTGACGCGCTCCTTCGCCCACGGCTACTCGGTGTCGCTGGGCTACTACGACACCGATGCGTCGCGCAGCGTCTACACGAATGCATACGGGCATTACGTCGGGCGCGCCACCGGCGTGCTCGCACTGGCCAAATCGTTCTGA
- the def_2 gene encoding peptide deformylase → MSTLAILEFPDPRLRTKAAPVTVFDARLKQFVADMFETMYAANGVGLAATQVDVHQQVLVIDMSDERNQPLVLINAEIVEKDGAQVYQEGCLSFPGVYADVTRALKVKVKAHDVDGKEFVYEAEGAQAVAVQHEMDHLAGKVFVDYLSPLKRSMLLKRLEKQRKQAASA, encoded by the coding sequence ATGTCCACGCTTGCCATCCTCGAGTTCCCCGATCCCCGCCTGCGCACCAAGGCCGCGCCGGTCACCGTGTTCGACGCCCGGCTGAAACAGTTCGTCGCCGACATGTTCGAGACCATGTACGCCGCCAACGGCGTGGGCCTGGCCGCGACCCAGGTGGACGTGCACCAGCAGGTGCTGGTGATCGACATGAGCGACGAGCGCAACCAGCCGCTGGTGCTGATCAACGCCGAGATCGTGGAGAAGGACGGCGCCCAGGTGTACCAGGAGGGTTGCCTGTCCTTCCCCGGCGTCTACGCCGACGTCACCCGCGCGCTGAAGGTGAAGGTGAAGGCGCACGACGTGGACGGCAAGGAGTTCGTCTACGAGGCCGAAGGCGCGCAGGCCGTCGCTGTCCAGCATGAAATGGACCACCTCGCCGGCAAGGTGTTCGTGGACTACCTCTCGCCGCTGAAGCGCTCGATGCTGCTCAAGCGCCTGGAAAAGCAGCGCAAGCAGGCGGCCAGCGCTTGA
- a CDS encoding undecaprenyl-diphosphate phosphatase, which produces MTDLIHIVLLGIIEGITEFLPISSTGHLLIAEHWLGARSDLFNVGIQAGAILAITLVYWKRIWQLLTQWRDPATRDYLFKLTVAFLITCVLGLVVTHYGFKLPETVTPIAWALIVGGFWMIGAEALAARQPDRSEVTWRVAILVGIAQMVAGVFPGTSRSGATIFAAMLFGTSNRAAATEFAFLVGIPTMYAATGYELLKVWKGGGAAHEDWTALGIGFVVSLVVAFAAVKWLLGYIRTHRFTAFAVYRIALGAALLLLMPAGA; this is translated from the coding sequence GTGACCGATCTGATCCACATCGTCCTGCTCGGCATCATCGAAGGCATCACCGAGTTCCTGCCGATTTCCTCCACCGGTCATCTGCTGATCGCCGAGCACTGGCTGGGCGCGCGCTCGGACCTGTTCAACGTGGGCATCCAGGCCGGCGCGATCCTGGCCATCACGCTGGTGTACTGGAAGCGCATCTGGCAACTGCTGACGCAGTGGCGCGACCCGGCCACGCGCGACTATCTGTTCAAGTTGACGGTGGCGTTCCTGATCACCTGCGTGCTGGGCCTGGTAGTCACGCATTACGGCTTCAAGCTGCCGGAAACGGTGACGCCGATCGCCTGGGCGCTGATCGTCGGCGGTTTCTGGATGATCGGCGCGGAGGCGTTGGCCGCACGCCAGCCGGACCGCAGCGAAGTGACCTGGCGGGTGGCGATCCTAGTCGGCATCGCGCAGATGGTGGCGGGCGTGTTCCCCGGCACCTCGCGCTCGGGCGCCACCATCTTCGCCGCGATGCTGTTCGGCACCAGCAACCGCGCCGCCGCCACCGAATTCGCCTTCCTGGTGGGCATCCCCACCATGTATGCGGCTACCGGCTACGAACTGCTCAAGGTGTGGAAGGGCGGCGGCGCGGCGCACGAGGACTGGACTGCGCTGGGTATCGGTTTCGTGGTCTCGCTGGTCGTGGCCTTCGCGGCGGTGAAATGGTTGCTGGGCTACATCCGCACGCACCGTTTCACGGCATTCGCGGTCTACCGCATTGCGCTGGGCGCGGCCTTGCTGCTGCTGATGCCGGCGGGGGCCTGA
- a CDS encoding LysR family transcriptional regulator, which yields MEDFSAISSFVRVVEARSFAAAAVQLGMTPSGVSRAVSRLEEQIGVRLLFRSTRALRLTDDGESFYQRCKAILADLGEAVDALNYARNKPKGKLRVAANVSVGRAALIPNLADFEARYPDIRLELSMSDRSNGLIEEGIDCAIRMGELEDSNLIARKLGYFSNVLCAAPSYLERHGAPATIADLAQHRCINYIYPTSGRPYQWQFDTPDGRIALDIDAHLLINDGESVIQAAIAGLGIIQVPHWLAAAAIGYGKLQVIMEDTISTGSPVWLVYPQKKHLSARVQAFLEWVHELFERTNVPACRLGMAPPPKAAAQAPAGISSSKAAPSAMR from the coding sequence ATGGAAGACTTTTCAGCCATATCGAGCTTCGTCCGCGTGGTGGAAGCCCGCAGCTTCGCCGCCGCGGCCGTGCAACTGGGCATGACCCCATCCGGGGTGAGCCGTGCCGTATCACGACTGGAAGAACAGATCGGCGTCCGATTGCTGTTCCGCAGCACGCGCGCGCTGCGGCTCACCGACGACGGCGAATCGTTCTACCAGCGCTGCAAGGCGATCCTCGCCGACCTCGGCGAGGCGGTGGACGCACTGAACTACGCGCGCAACAAGCCCAAGGGCAAGCTGCGCGTGGCGGCGAACGTGTCCGTGGGGCGCGCCGCGCTGATCCCGAACCTCGCCGACTTCGAGGCGCGTTACCCCGACATCCGGCTGGAGCTGTCGATGAGCGACCGCAGCAACGGCCTGATCGAAGAGGGCATCGACTGCGCGATCCGCATGGGCGAACTGGAGGATTCCAACCTGATCGCCCGCAAGCTCGGCTATTTCAGCAACGTGCTGTGCGCCGCGCCGTCCTACCTGGAACGCCATGGCGCGCCGGCCACCATCGCCGACCTCGCCCAACATCGCTGCATCAACTACATCTATCCCACCAGCGGCCGCCCCTACCAGTGGCAGTTCGACACGCCGGACGGACGCATCGCGCTGGACATCGACGCGCACCTGCTGATCAACGACGGCGAATCGGTGATCCAGGCCGCGATCGCCGGCCTGGGCATCATCCAGGTGCCGCATTGGCTGGCTGCCGCCGCGATCGGCTACGGCAAGCTGCAGGTCATCATGGAAGACACCATCTCGACCGGCTCGCCGGTGTGGCTGGTGTATCCGCAGAAGAAGCATCTCTCCGCGCGCGTGCAGGCCTTTCTGGAATGGGTGCACGAGTTGTTCGAGCGCACCAACGTGCCGGCCTGCCGGCTGGGCATGGCGCCGCCGCCCAAGGCCGCGGCTCAGGCCCCCGCCGGCATCAGCAGCAGCAAGGCCGCGCCCAGCGCAATGCGGTAG
- a CDS encoding ammonium transporter, producing MKEIVLSRPARALPAWAMVCAVLGMLLVSPVSHAAAAAPVVDKGDVAWMLTSTLLVLLMTVPGLALFYGGLVRSKNVLSILMQVMTVFSMILVLWAIYGYSLAFNGGNAFIGNLDKLFLKGVTKDSLAATFTAGIDLPEQVFVVFQSTFAGITGALIVGSFAERMRFRAVLAFTALWFTFAYLPIAHMVWCGPNGFLFAKGALDFAGGTVVHINAGIAGLVGAYMIGPRLGLGRESMKPHNVTFTMIGASLLWVGWFGFNAGSNLEANAGAGLAFINTLLATAAAVLAWLALEAVTKGKPSMVGGASGAVAGLVAITPACGTVGPMGSLAIGALASVACVWGVTGLKKILRADDALDVFGVHGLGGILGALLTGVFSAPALGGTGFGSGNSTILQQLGVQALGVGITLVWSGLVSVAAYFVVKLLFGLRVSTEAEREGLDITSHGESAYES from the coding sequence ATGAAAGAGATCGTGCTTTCCCGTCCCGCCCGCGCGCTGCCGGCGTGGGCCATGGTGTGCGCCGTACTCGGCATGCTGCTGGTGTCGCCCGTATCCCACGCCGCGGCCGCGGCGCCGGTGGTCGACAAGGGCGACGTCGCCTGGATGCTCACGTCCACCCTGCTGGTGCTGCTGATGACGGTGCCCGGCCTGGCGCTGTTCTACGGCGGCCTGGTGCGCTCGAAGAACGTGCTGTCGATCCTGATGCAGGTGATGACGGTGTTCTCGATGATCCTGGTGCTGTGGGCCATCTACGGCTACAGCCTGGCGTTCAACGGCGGCAATGCCTTCATCGGCAACCTGGACAAGCTGTTCCTCAAGGGCGTGACCAAGGACAGCCTGGCCGCCACCTTCACCGCCGGCATCGACCTGCCGGAGCAGGTGTTCGTGGTGTTCCAGTCCACCTTCGCCGGCATCACCGGCGCACTGATCGTGGGCTCGTTCGCCGAGCGCATGCGCTTCCGCGCGGTGCTCGCCTTCACCGCGCTGTGGTTCACCTTCGCCTACCTGCCGATCGCGCACATGGTGTGGTGCGGTCCGAACGGTTTCCTGTTCGCCAAGGGCGCGCTGGATTTCGCCGGCGGCACGGTGGTGCACATCAACGCCGGTATCGCGGGACTGGTCGGCGCCTACATGATCGGGCCGCGCCTGGGGCTGGGCCGCGAATCGATGAAACCGCACAACGTCACCTTCACCATGATCGGCGCCTCGCTGCTGTGGGTGGGCTGGTTCGGCTTCAACGCGGGGTCCAACCTCGAGGCGAATGCCGGCGCCGGCCTCGCCTTCATCAACACCCTGCTGGCCACGGCCGCCGCCGTGCTGGCCTGGCTGGCGCTGGAAGCGGTCACCAAGGGCAAGCCGTCGATGGTCGGCGGAGCATCCGGCGCGGTGGCCGGGCTGGTGGCGATCACGCCGGCCTGCGGCACGGTAGGGCCGATGGGCTCGCTGGCGATCGGCGCACTGGCCAGCGTGGCCTGCGTGTGGGGCGTGACCGGACTGAAGAAGATCCTGCGCGCCGACGATGCGCTCGACGTGTTCGGCGTGCACGGCCTCGGCGGCATCCTGGGCGCCCTGCTCACCGGCGTGTTCAGCGCTCCCGCCCTCGGCGGCACCGGCTTCGGCAGCGGCAACAGCACGATCCTGCAGCAGCTGGGCGTGCAGGCGCTGGGCGTCGGCATCACCCTGGTCTGGAGCGGCCTGGTTTCCGTGGCGGCCTACTTCGTGGTCAAGCTGCTGTTCGGCCTGCGGGTGTCGACCGAGGCGGAACGCGAGGGCCTGGACATCACCTCGCATGGCGAGAGCGCCTACGAAAGCTGA